From a region of the Defluviitalea raffinosedens genome:
- a CDS encoding amino acid ABC transporter permease, protein MSDILEMIGYIIKGSINTLELYGITILLSIPLGVLGALGKVSKSKLLSSVLGVYTWIFRGTPLMLQLFFIYFGLPHFLGITFDKFEAASITFVLNYAAYFIEIFRGGIISIDKGQYEAAKVLGMTYSQTMRRIILPQTIRRVLPATSNEAITLVKDTALVAAISMDDLLRNANQIVARDFTVIPFFIAGAIYLFLTSVIVWIFKKLEQKYSIYE, encoded by the coding sequence GTGTCTGATATTTTAGAAATGATTGGTTATATCATTAAAGGAAGCATCAATACATTAGAACTATATGGAATAACTATATTATTATCGATACCGCTAGGAGTTTTAGGAGCTTTAGGAAAGGTTTCAAAATCTAAGCTCCTTTCTTCTGTGCTTGGGGTTTATACATGGATTTTCAGAGGGACGCCTCTTATGCTTCAGTTGTTTTTTATTTATTTTGGCCTTCCTCATTTTTTAGGCATTACTTTTGATAAATTTGAAGCAGCTTCCATTACCTTTGTTTTAAACTACGCTGCGTACTTTATTGAGATTTTCAGGGGAGGCATTATATCCATTGATAAGGGGCAATATGAAGCGGCAAAAGTATTAGGCATGACCTATTCCCAAACTATGCGCCGGATTATTCTGCCTCAAACCATAAGAAGAGTACTTCCTGCCACATCCAATGAAGCCATTACATTGGTTAAAGATACGGCATTGGTGGCTGCCATTAGTATGGATGATCTGCTTAGGAATGCCAATCAAATTGTGGCAAGAGATTTTACCGTTATACCCTTTTTTATAGCTGGAGCCATTTATTTGTTTTTAACCTCTGTGATCGTCTGGATCTTTAAGAAATTAGAGCAAAAGTATTCTATTTATGAGTAG
- a CDS encoding amino acid ABC transporter ATP-binding protein — protein MIQASNISKRFGNLEVLKNVSLSVAKGEVISIIGPSGSGKSTFLRCLILLEKCDGGRIEIEGIPIEAFDEEGKRIPLPHKDVKDGVRKMGMVFQNFHLFPHKTVLENVIEAPIIVNKVPKEQAIKEAEELLSKVGLLEKKDAYPSQISGGQKQRVAIARALAMKPDIMLFDEPTSALDPELVGEVLGVIKQLAKEHMTMLVVTHEMGFAKEVSDRVVFMDQGEIIEDAPPEKLFNNPDHPRIKAFLEKIL, from the coding sequence ATGATTCAAGCATCCAATATCAGCAAACGATTTGGGAATTTAGAAGTTTTAAAAAATGTATCTTTAAGCGTTGCCAAAGGAGAAGTAATCTCAATTATAGGTCCTTCCGGTTCTGGCAAAAGCACGTTTCTTCGCTGCCTTATTTTATTAGAAAAATGTGATGGTGGAAGAATAGAGATTGAAGGCATTCCCATTGAGGCTTTTGATGAAGAAGGCAAACGCATACCGCTTCCTCATAAAGACGTAAAAGACGGTGTAAGAAAAATGGGGATGGTGTTTCAGAATTTTCATCTTTTCCCTCACAAGACAGTTTTGGAAAATGTCATTGAAGCGCCGATTATTGTTAATAAAGTTCCTAAGGAACAGGCCATCAAAGAAGCAGAAGAACTTCTTAGCAAGGTTGGACTTCTTGAAAAGAAAGATGCTTATCCATCCCAAATTTCAGGGGGACAAAAGCAAAGAGTTGCTATAGCAAGGGCTTTGGCGATGAAACCAGATATTATGCTTTTTGATGAACCGACTTCAGCTCTAGACCCGGAACTGGTTGGAGAGGTTTTAGGCGTTATAAAGCAATTGGCAAAAGAACATATGACGATGCTTGTTGTAACCCATGAAATGGGATTTGCTAAAGAGGTGTCAGACAGAGTCGTATTTATGGATCAGGGAGAGATCATTGAGGACGCACCACCTGAAAAGCTTTTTAATAATCCTGATCACCCAAGAATTAAGGCATTTTTAGAAAAAATATTATAG
- a CDS encoding amino acid ABC transporter substrate-binding protein, giving the protein MKKNIAFLILSIMILSLFSTGCGKKAASKEDHSLEEVKQKGVLVVGLDDTFAPMGFRDESGEIVGFDIDLAKEVAKRMGVEIELKTIDWNAKMMELNGKNIDVIWNGLSITEDRKKEILFSDVYLNNRQIIIVKNDSDIQTKADLADKVIGLQTASSAETAVNADTEVAEKVKGISDYPTNTTVLLELEAGRVDAAVMDEVVGKYYISKKPGQFRVLEDDFGRESYGIGFRLGDQSLADEVNRIMKELKDDGTAAEISKKWFGEDIVVK; this is encoded by the coding sequence ATTGAGTATTATGATATTATCTTTATTTTCAACAGGCTGTGGCAAAAAAGCAGCATCTAAAGAAGATCATTCTTTAGAAGAAGTAAAACAAAAGGGAGTATTGGTTGTCGGACTGGATGACACCTTTGCACCCATGGGATTTCGCGATGAATCTGGTGAGATTGTAGGGTTTGATATTGATTTGGCTAAGGAAGTAGCAAAAAGAATGGGTGTAGAGATAGAGTTAAAAACAATTGACTGGAATGCGAAGATGATGGAATTAAACGGCAAAAATATAGATGTGATCTGGAATGGATTATCGATTACAGAAGACAGAAAAAAAGAAATCCTGTTTTCCGATGTATATCTTAATAACAGACAAATTATTATTGTAAAAAATGATTCTGATATTCAAACCAAGGCAGATTTAGCCGATAAAGTGATTGGACTTCAAACAGCAAGCAGTGCTGAGACAGCTGTTAATGCTGATACAGAAGTAGCCGAAAAAGTTAAAGGTATCAGCGATTATCCAACCAATACAACTGTTCTTCTGGAATTGGAAGCAGGTCGTGTGGATGCGGCAGTAATGGATGAAGTAGTGGGAAAATATTATATCTCTAAAAAGCCTGGTCAGTTTAGAGTATTGGAAGATGATTTTGGCCGTGAATCGTATGGTATAGGCTTTAGATTAGGCGATCAAAGTTTAGCAGATGAAGTTAACCGAATTATGAAAGAATTAAAAGATGATGGAACAGCAGCAGAAATCTCTAAAAAATGGTTTGGAGAAGATATTGTTGTAAAATAG